In a genomic window of Aeromonas veronii:
- a CDS encoding nucleotidyltransferase family protein produces the protein MPTTESLNTAFEQQFQAKTEALLRADPERMACLQAAAELNLPDWALGAGFIRNLIWDHLHHKTEPTTLNDIDLIYLDKHDPQGLAEAEHEAWLATRLPGQQWEVRNQARMHTRQLVAPFASSLEALSHWVEVPTCIGVRLNQNGEFEWLAPYGFAINWSLQVSANPRCRQDKQIFTQRIKAKRWQAIWPDLQVNWP, from the coding sequence ATGCCAACAACTGAATCGCTGAACACCGCCTTCGAACAGCAATTCCAAGCCAAAACAGAAGCCCTGCTGCGGGCCGATCCCGAGCGGATGGCCTGCCTGCAAGCCGCCGCCGAGCTCAATCTGCCCGACTGGGCGCTGGGGGCCGGTTTTATCCGCAATCTCATCTGGGATCACCTGCATCACAAGACCGAGCCTACCACGCTCAACGATATCGACCTTATCTATCTCGATAAACACGATCCGCAAGGGCTGGCCGAAGCAGAGCACGAAGCCTGGCTCGCCACACGGCTGCCCGGCCAGCAGTGGGAGGTGCGCAATCAGGCCCGCATGCACACGCGCCAGCTGGTAGCGCCGTTTGCCAGCAGTCTGGAGGCGCTGAGCCACTGGGTCGAAGTGCCCACCTGCATCGGCGTGCGCCTGAACCAGAATGGCGAGTTCGAGTGGCTAGCTCCCTACGGCTTTGCCATCAACTGGTCGCTGCAAGTGAGTGCCAACCCCAGATGTCGCCAGGACAAACAGATTTTTACCCAGCGCATCAAGGCGAAACGCTGGCAAGCTATCTGGCCTGACCTTCAGGTAAACTGGCCATAA
- a CDS encoding SulP family inorganic anion transporter yields MRDFFSLERWLPGLAALLQYQRAWLMPDLRAGLSVAAVALPVAIAYAELAGVGAIVGLYSCILPMLVYALFGTSRQLIVGPDAATCAVIAAVVTPLAAGDPTRHWQLVMTMTAMTGFWCLIASRFKLGVLADFLSRPILMGLLNGVAITIMVGQLSKIFGFTFSERYLIERIASGATYITQTHLPTLAMSLVALLTLLLAKRYKPAWPSSMVAMVVTAALVWGFNLGQFDIATLGAVGSGLPAFQMPEFPPGLMRELVLPALNLAMVSFVSMMLTARSFAAKNGYEIDADKEFRALGMANLASAVSQGFAISGADSRTAVNDANGGKSQLVSIIAAAVIALITFYLTAPLKYIPTAALGVVLVMASLSLTDFRGLWALRHSDRSAFWLALVTFISVLTMGVIPGITLAVLLGLFQFLRNVMRPTDQLLGMDDEGVVRTLGDNEQAKAIPGILVYRFNSPLTYFNAPYFKRRVLALLVQDPHNPKCLVVDAVACFTHQDISVMSMVGELHKELKRRGIHMVMAGRHGQMTHWLKQAGVRVGDEGIILCPDMYQALRMTRCYREPVFRDDEVVESTTDAIRSNWPQDDALPDSARLTLPSEQEAGATPA; encoded by the coding sequence ATGCGCGACTTCTTCTCTCTCGAACGCTGGCTACCGGGCCTCGCCGCCCTGCTGCAATACCAGCGCGCCTGGTTGATGCCAGACCTTCGCGCCGGACTCTCGGTGGCGGCCGTGGCGCTGCCCGTCGCCATCGCCTATGCCGAACTCGCCGGGGTGGGCGCTATCGTCGGCCTCTACTCCTGCATCCTGCCCATGCTGGTCTACGCCCTGTTTGGCACCTCCCGCCAGCTGATTGTCGGCCCCGATGCCGCCACCTGCGCGGTCATCGCCGCCGTGGTGACGCCGCTGGCCGCAGGCGACCCCACCCGTCACTGGCAGCTGGTGATGACCATGACCGCCATGACCGGCTTCTGGTGCCTGATTGCCAGCCGCTTCAAGCTGGGGGTGCTGGCGGACTTTCTCTCCCGCCCGATCCTGATGGGGCTGCTCAATGGTGTGGCCATCACCATCATGGTGGGCCAGCTCTCCAAGATTTTCGGCTTCACCTTCAGCGAACGTTACCTCATCGAGCGGATCGCCAGCGGGGCTACCTATATTACCCAGACCCATCTGCCGACCCTGGCCATGAGTCTGGTGGCCCTGCTTACCCTGCTGCTGGCCAAACGCTACAAACCGGCATGGCCCTCCTCCATGGTGGCCATGGTGGTGACCGCTGCGCTGGTGTGGGGCTTCAATCTGGGCCAGTTTGATATCGCCACCCTGGGGGCCGTGGGTTCCGGCCTGCCCGCGTTCCAGATGCCGGAATTTCCTCCCGGTCTGATGCGGGAGCTGGTGCTGCCCGCCCTTAACCTCGCCATGGTGAGCTTCGTCTCCATGATGCTGACTGCCCGCAGCTTTGCCGCCAAAAACGGTTACGAGATAGACGCGGACAAGGAGTTTCGGGCCCTCGGTATGGCCAACCTCGCCTCCGCGGTCTCACAGGGTTTTGCCATCAGCGGCGCGGATTCCCGTACCGCGGTCAACGACGCCAACGGCGGCAAGAGCCAGCTGGTCTCCATCATCGCTGCGGCGGTGATCGCCCTCATCACCTTCTATCTGACGGCACCGCTCAAATATATTCCCACCGCCGCCCTCGGGGTGGTGCTGGTGATGGCCTCCCTGTCGCTCACCGATTTTCGTGGCCTCTGGGCCCTGCGCCACTCCGATCGCTCCGCCTTCTGGCTGGCGCTGGTCACCTTTATCAGCGTGCTCACCATGGGGGTGATCCCCGGGATCACCCTCGCCGTGCTGCTGGGGCTGTTCCAGTTCCTGCGCAATGTGATGCGTCCTACCGACCAGCTGCTCGGCATGGATGACGAGGGGGTGGTGCGCACCCTGGGAGACAACGAACAGGCCAAGGCGATCCCGGGCATTCTGGTCTATCGCTTCAACTCGCCGCTGACCTACTTCAACGCCCCCTACTTCAAGCGACGGGTGCTGGCCCTGCTGGTGCAGGATCCCCACAATCCCAAGTGTCTGGTGGTGGATGCGGTGGCCTGCTTCACCCATCAGGACATCAGCGTGATGAGCATGGTGGGGGAGCTGCACAAGGAGCTGAAACGGCGCGGCATCCATATGGTGATGGCGGGTCGCCACGGCCAGATGACCCACTGGCTCAAACAGGCGGGCGTGCGGGTGGGCGATGAGGGGATCATCCTCTGCCCCGATATGTATCAGGCGCTGCGTATGACCCGCTGCTACCGCGAGCCGGTGTTCCGGGATGACGAGGTGGTGGAAAGCACCACAGATGCTATCCGCTCAAATTGGCCGCAAGATGATGCCCTGCCCGACTCGGCGCGCCTCACCCTGCCAAGCGAACAGGAGGCGGGTGCCACGCCAGCCTGA